The sequence below is a genomic window from Phormidium ambiguum IAM M-71.
TATATTTTTTTATAGTTTTATTAAGTTGCTTAAAAAAAGTGGACTGTAGCCAGGTAATATAAGAGACGGATTTTTGACGTAGATATTCAAGCCTATCTGGGTTAGCGCGGGAGGAGAAATGGAATCCATTATTAATTCTGTTACGAGTATTAACTGGGAAGTAATTGCCCAGCTGACTCTGGTAGCTTTGATTATGCTTGCGGGGCCAGCTGTAATTGTAGTACTAGCTTCTCGCAACGGCAACTTGTAAAAGCTTCTGCGAGTTCAGTCCTTAATGATTTACAAGGGGGAGTTTATCCCCCTTTAGTTTTTTTCTTCAAGCCCGATCGCAGATAGCTGAAAGGGTGACAAGGGGACAAGGAGAGATTTTTATGATAAATGATTAACTAAACTTGATATCATTTATCCTTTGGCTCTTTCTAAGGCTATTTGCGCTACTTCTACTAAATAAGAGAACGGTGGTTGTAAAACATTCACTTCCACTGCATCTTCACGAGTTTTTCCTAGCAAACCGATGGTTTTTCCCAAGGGAACTGCTAAAACTTTGCCTTCAGGATTTCTAATTCTTAATTCCGTGAAGGAATCATTAGGATATAAACCACAAGTATAACACTTTTGATTGTGGTAAAACTCGG
It includes:
- the psb30 gene encoding photosystem II reaction center protein Ycf12/Psb30, coding for MESIINSVTSINWEVIAQLTLVALIMLAGPAVIVVLASRNGNL